The window TTTAGCCTCGATCTCGCAATTGCAGGAATCGGAGTGATTGCGATTTAGTTGCCGCGGCGTAGGATTGGGGCAGCTGCCCCGTCCGAGATCCGCTTGCTCGGCTGGGCCACTCCTCCCAACTACGCACACCCGCCGAGCGTTGTCAGAATTGAATAGTCCGCAGCCATGACATGGATGGGGTTGACGCTGATTTCTGCGTCGCTGCTGGGGTTCTACGACGTCGCCAAGAAGGTTGCCGTCCGCGGCAACGCGGTGCCGATCGTATTACTGTTGAGTGTATGCGTCGGTGCAGCGATCTGGTCGGCCCTGCTGAGCCTGCAATGGATGGTGCCCCAGGCGGACTGGCCGAGTTGGCTGCGTGTCGACACGATTGACGGTTGGGGACACGTGGCTCTCGCGGCGAAATCGGTACTCGTCGGTGCCTCGTGGACGCTCGCGTTTCACGCCTTGAAAGAACTCCCGCTCTCGATTGCCGCGCCGATTCGATCGACGAGCCCGCTATGGACATTGTTCATCGCGATCACCTTTCTCGGCGAACGACCGGCGCCGATGCAGTGGCTGGGCATCGCGATGGTGCTCGGATCATTTTGGGCTCTGTCCGTCGTGGGCGCGCAGGAGGGGATTCGCTTTCGCAGTGATCGCGCCGTGTGGTGGATGATCGCAGCCACGATTTTGGGCGCGTTCAGTTCGGTGTACGACAAAATCCTGTTACAGGAGTTTGCGTATTCTCCGGCAACGGTACAGGCGTGGTTCACCATCTATCTCGTACCCGTGATGCTGCCCATGGCAATCCGTTGGTATCGCGAACGAGACAGTGGCGGCCCGAAGGCGAAGGTCAGGTTTCAGTTTCGGCCATCAATTTTATTGATCAGCCCTCTGCTGTTAGCGGCCGACTTGGCTTACTTCACGGCCTTGTCCGACCCCCACGCACTCCTGTCGGTAATCTCGCCGCTACGGCGTGGCAGTGTGATCGTGACACTGATCGCGGGCAGTCGCATGCGTGGGGAGCTGAACCTGCGGCGTAAAATCGTATG of the Allorhodopirellula heiligendammensis genome contains:
- a CDS encoding EamA family transporter is translated as MTWMGLTLISASLLGFYDVAKKVAVRGNAVPIVLLLSVCVGAAIWSALLSLQWMVPQADWPSWLRVDTIDGWGHVALAAKSVLVGASWTLAFHALKELPLSIAAPIRSTSPLWTLFIAITFLGERPAPMQWLGIAMVLGSFWALSVVGAQEGIRFRSDRAVWWMIAATILGAFSSVYDKILLQEFAYSPATVQAWFTIYLVPVMLPMAIRWYRERDSGGPKAKVRFQFRPSILLISPLLLAADLAYFTALSDPHALLSVISPLRRGSVIVTLIAGSRMRGELNLRRKIVCVLGILAGVVLLMLGE